One window from the genome of Jiangella alba encodes:
- a CDS encoding Tat pathway signal protein yields MSVRAFAEHLGVAIRTVSKWESRGADITLTPDNQDLLDVALSRSAPDVQARFAELSAPADGQPSAAGTTPSVAVPVLVDGRVVLMPADAGLLSRLPVSADETANVGSIDVEIERRQALGALAFGAAAVALPGAGRDVLGGPSGRSRIGKGEVDAVLDMVGLFSRMDQRRGGGHARSTAVEYFTAHVAPLLDGTFHSDRVRSAMFSAAGELAYLSGWMAFDAGDHDVAWRDFRTAVELADEAGDAPLAGHVLRAMAHQAVDLGQPSRALQLADGSVDGERYAMAVPRERALLGVVHARALASAGREADAAAALNRAEDDLAATGSGDAEPARVFFFGEASLAHETACTLRDLGDLAGAEQQFARSVRTRKASAFTRTHAVTLGYLGSVQLRQGDVDGAVATWSTSLDAMDGVDSGRTRQVVLDMRAALAPYRRAKLPAAVDLDARATDYLDTVSAAAS; encoded by the coding sequence ATGAGCGTGCGCGCGTTCGCCGAACATCTCGGTGTCGCCATCCGCACGGTGTCGAAGTGGGAGAGCCGTGGCGCCGATATCACGCTGACGCCCGACAATCAGGACCTACTCGACGTCGCGTTGAGCAGATCCGCGCCGGACGTCCAGGCTCGCTTCGCGGAGCTTTCCGCACCCGCGGATGGCCAGCCCTCGGCGGCCGGGACGACGCCATCCGTGGCCGTCCCAGTCCTCGTCGACGGTCGCGTCGTCCTAATGCCGGCCGACGCAGGACTGCTCAGTAGGCTGCCGGTGTCGGCGGACGAGACGGCGAACGTTGGGAGCATCGACGTGGAGATCGAGCGCAGGCAGGCACTGGGAGCCCTTGCGTTCGGAGCCGCAGCGGTCGCCCTTCCAGGCGCTGGCCGCGACGTTCTCGGCGGACCATCTGGCCGGTCGCGGATTGGCAAAGGCGAGGTCGACGCCGTTCTCGACATGGTCGGCCTGTTCTCTCGCATGGACCAGCGCCGGGGCGGCGGGCACGCGCGTTCGACCGCGGTCGAGTACTTCACTGCCCATGTCGCGCCTCTCCTCGACGGCACCTTCCACAGCGATCGGGTGCGGAGTGCGATGTTCTCCGCCGCCGGCGAGCTCGCCTATCTCTCCGGCTGGATGGCCTTCGACGCGGGCGACCACGACGTCGCCTGGCGCGACTTCCGCACCGCGGTGGAGCTGGCCGACGAAGCTGGCGACGCGCCGCTGGCCGGACACGTGCTTCGGGCGATGGCGCACCAGGCCGTCGACCTCGGCCAGCCCTCACGTGCGCTGCAGTTGGCGGACGGTTCGGTCGACGGCGAGCGCTACGCAATGGCGGTCCCGCGTGAGCGCGCCCTGCTGGGCGTCGTCCACGCGCGGGCGCTGGCCAGTGCCGGTCGCGAGGCCGATGCTGCAGCGGCGTTGAATCGCGCCGAGGACGACCTTGCCGCTACTGGCTCTGGTGACGCCGAGCCGGCCCGCGTGTTCTTCTTCGGCGAGGCGAGCCTGGCACACGAGACCGCCTGCACGCTCCGCGACCTCGGTGACCTCGCCGGCGCGGAGCAGCAGTTCGCCCGCAGCGTGCGCACGCGGAAAGCGAGCGCGTTCACCCGGACGCATGCGGTCACGCTCGGATACCTCGGCTCGGTGCAACTGCGCCAGGGCGACGTCGACGGTGCGGTCGCGACCTGGTCGACGTCGCTGGACGCGATGGACGGCGTGGACTCCGGCAGGACTCGGCAGGTCGTCCTCGACATGCGCGCCGCCCTGGCGCCGTACCGTCGCGCCAAGCTCCCCGCGGCCGTCGATCTGGACGCGCGGGCGACGGACTACCTCGATACCGTGAGTGCGGCGGCGTCCTGA
- a CDS encoding helix-turn-helix transcriptional regulator: MPITIDGQEYMDRAELATYLGVEQDTISAWASRGTMPKPARYVGRSPLWLVSEIDVWNADRPGKGWRGK, encoded by the coding sequence GTGCCGATCACGATCGACGGGCAGGAATACATGGATCGAGCTGAGCTCGCCACGTATCTCGGCGTCGAGCAGGACACCATCAGCGCCTGGGCTAGCCGCGGCACCATGCCCAAGCCAGCCCGCTACGTCGGGCGCTCGCCCTTGTGGCTCGTCAGTGAGATCGACGTATGGAACGCAGACCGGCCGGGCAAGGGCTGGCGCGGCAAGTGA
- a CDS encoding DUF2637 domain-containing protein encodes MTAVNDEAHPEAVPGWVAGIAVAGTVAIALGAFWLSFTSLADLARRSGIDSSQAWAWPLIVDGIIVVATISVVALHEYGRAATRYPWSLLLAGAAVSVTANAVDAVVSADASVPPVVAAAVSAVPPLVLLAITHLTVELTRRARRGPAPRVADEDLPVDRRQAARHLRAGGGSYRRIAAELGVHPSTVGRWLGQRGADETTDTETEEPGALAHLSAREGAHA; translated from the coding sequence ATGACGGCGGTCAACGACGAGGCTCATCCGGAGGCGGTTCCGGGCTGGGTGGCCGGAATCGCCGTCGCGGGCACTGTGGCGATCGCGCTGGGCGCGTTCTGGTTGTCGTTCACCTCACTCGCCGACCTCGCGCGTCGGTCCGGGATCGACAGCAGCCAGGCGTGGGCGTGGCCGCTCATCGTCGACGGCATCATCGTCGTCGCGACGATCTCGGTTGTGGCACTACACGAGTACGGACGCGCGGCGACCCGGTACCCGTGGTCTCTGCTGCTAGCAGGCGCAGCTGTGTCGGTGACGGCGAACGCGGTCGACGCGGTGGTCTCGGCTGACGCCTCGGTGCCTCCGGTCGTCGCCGCCGCGGTATCGGCGGTGCCTCCGCTCGTGCTGCTCGCGATCACGCACCTGACGGTCGAACTGACCCGGCGAGCCCGACGGGGTCCGGCGCCGCGCGTCGCTGACGAAGACCTGCCCGTCGATCGCCGCCAGGCGGCGCGGCACCTGCGTGCCGGCGGCGGGTCATACCGACGGATCGCTGCCGAGCTGGGCGTGCATCCGTCGACCGTCGGGCGATGGCTCGGCCAGCGAGGCGCCGACGAGACGACGGACACCGAGACCGAGGAACCGGGAGCGTTGGCGCACCTCTCTGCCAGGGAGGGAGCACACGCATGA
- a CDS encoding TrmO family methyltransferase domain-containing protein: MAESYEVVPVAHVVGGRVEPTDDYWGGTRSIIRIDGERFTSDAVKGLDAFSHLEVVFRFHLTDPTDLNLGARRPRDNPDWPEVGTFGHRNMRRLNWLGVSRCRLLEVDGLDLHVEDLDAVDGTPVLDVKPWFAAMGPRGEVSEPEWPSVMLADYYAAPGER; encoded by the coding sequence ATGGCTGAGTCGTACGAGGTCGTGCCCGTCGCTCACGTCGTGGGCGGCCGGGTCGAGCCGACCGACGACTACTGGGGCGGCACACGCTCGATCATCAGGATCGACGGCGAGCGCTTCACGAGCGACGCCGTCAAGGGGCTCGACGCGTTCTCACACCTCGAGGTGGTGTTCCGCTTCCACCTCACCGATCCGACGGACCTCAATCTCGGCGCCCGGCGCCCGCGGGACAACCCGGACTGGCCGGAGGTCGGCACGTTCGGTCACCGCAACATGCGCCGGCTCAACTGGCTGGGTGTCTCCCGGTGCCGGCTGCTCGAGGTGGACGGCCTCGATCTGCACGTCGAAGATCTCGACGCCGTCGACGGGACGCCGGTCCTGGACGTCAAGCCGTGGTTCGCCGCTATGGGTCCACGTGGCGAGGTCAGCGAGCCCGAGTGGCCGTCCGTGATGCTCGCCGACTACTACGCGGCGCCGGGGGAGCGGTAA
- a CDS encoding bifunctional DNA primase/polymerase: protein MSDNPFLDAALAAADRGWRVFPIEPGGKSPAFKRWQQLATTDHDRLRSWWRAADRWNVGIATGESSLLVVDLDPAHGATAPDRFMGAQHGSDVLAMLAADAGAAPPAETYTVATPSGGLHLYFRAPGGGAHRSTIGTLGWRIDTRGRGAAVVAAGSMNVAGSYRLIRDQPVAEPPGWLVKALTPPPPPRPGPPLRLSADRAGRYVQAIVTNVTAEVKAALPGHRHDTVLRAACTFGRLVGGGELAVDEARQALLHAAAGHVGVAGWTAEESARTIDDGLAYGMRLPRSISGSVGAAVPAAQDGVDR, encoded by the coding sequence ATGTCCGACAACCCGTTCCTCGACGCTGCTCTGGCGGCGGCCGATCGGGGGTGGAGGGTCTTCCCGATCGAGCCAGGGGGCAAGAGCCCGGCGTTCAAACGCTGGCAGCAGCTGGCGACGACCGACCACGATCGGCTCCGCTCGTGGTGGCGTGCCGCCGATCGCTGGAACGTCGGCATCGCGACCGGTGAGTCGAGCCTGCTCGTGGTCGACCTCGATCCCGCGCACGGCGCGACCGCCCCCGACCGATTCATGGGCGCCCAGCATGGATCCGACGTCCTCGCGATGCTTGCAGCAGACGCCGGAGCCGCGCCGCCGGCCGAGACGTACACGGTTGCCACGCCCAGCGGCGGACTGCACCTGTACTTCCGGGCTCCGGGCGGCGGCGCGCACCGATCGACCATCGGCACGCTGGGTTGGCGGATCGACACGCGCGGCCGCGGCGCCGCCGTCGTCGCGGCGGGCTCGATGAACGTGGCCGGGTCGTACCGCTTGATTCGCGACCAGCCGGTGGCCGAGCCACCCGGCTGGCTGGTGAAGGCGCTCACACCACCGCCGCCGCCTCGCCCTGGTCCGCCGTTGCGGCTCTCGGCGGACCGTGCCGGCAGATACGTCCAGGCGATCGTGACGAACGTGACCGCCGAGGTGAAGGCGGCGCTGCCCGGTCATCGTCACGACACCGTTCTCAGGGCGGCTTGCACGTTCGGGCGCCTGGTGGGTGGCGGCGAGCTCGCCGTCGATGAGGCGCGTCAGGCTTTGCTTCATGCGGCCGCCGGCCACGTCGGCGTTGCCGGATGGACCGCCGAAGAGAGCGCGCGGACAATCGACGACGGTCTCGCCTACGGGATGCGGCTGCCACGTTCGATCAGCGGGTCGGTCGGCGCCGCCGTACCGGCCGCGCAGGATGGCGTCGACAGATGA
- a CDS encoding ArdC-like ssDNA-binding domain-containing protein gives MAEHGAKLESAVEDLVTGEDWIRAIRFAANFRSRSFGNTLLIYVQHHQAYLEGRVPEPMPTFVAGYKQWRKLGRSVDRGQSGYAILAPVTRRFATTDPTDPRSWRRLDRGEKARPGEVVRSKLVGLKPAYVWDLSQTSGRPIPEQPAPQLLRGQAPEGLWDGLAAQVEAAGFTLSRVPNAAAIRGVHGVTNVQNKTVKIRADVDDAAAVKTLAHELAHVVLHAKPDGMINVMHRGIAEVEAESVAMMIGASYGMDTSDYSVPYVSTWSNTVADAEPLQVVRATGERVRRTALAILDQLPEPPVGDGLPPGLDSPAPSTTARNGETPASRVQRPTGVPEPDGLQPRVPPAAR, from the coding sequence ATGGCGGAGCACGGCGCCAAGCTCGAATCGGCAGTCGAGGACCTGGTCACGGGTGAGGACTGGATCAGAGCGATCCGGTTCGCGGCGAACTTCCGCTCGCGGTCATTCGGCAACACGCTGTTGATCTATGTCCAGCACCACCAGGCATACCTCGAGGGCCGCGTTCCCGAACCGATGCCAACGTTCGTCGCCGGCTACAAGCAGTGGCGGAAGCTCGGCAGGTCGGTCGACCGAGGGCAGTCCGGGTACGCGATCCTCGCGCCGGTCACTCGGCGGTTCGCCACGACCGATCCAACCGATCCGAGATCATGGCGTCGACTCGACCGTGGCGAGAAAGCTCGACCGGGCGAGGTCGTGCGTAGCAAGCTCGTGGGGCTCAAGCCCGCCTATGTGTGGGACCTCAGTCAGACTTCCGGCCGCCCGATACCCGAGCAGCCGGCCCCACAGCTGCTGAGAGGCCAAGCCCCGGAAGGACTCTGGGACGGACTCGCGGCTCAAGTCGAGGCCGCCGGCTTCACGCTGAGCCGGGTGCCCAATGCCGCCGCCATCCGCGGCGTCCATGGAGTCACCAACGTCCAGAACAAGACCGTGAAGATCCGCGCCGACGTCGATGACGCCGCGGCGGTCAAGACCTTGGCGCACGAACTGGCCCACGTCGTGCTGCACGCCAAGCCGGACGGGATGATCAACGTCATGCATCGCGGAATCGCCGAGGTGGAGGCCGAGTCGGTGGCGATGATGATCGGTGCGAGCTACGGGATGGACACCAGCGACTACTCGGTGCCGTACGTTTCCACGTGGTCGAACACCGTCGCCGACGCTGAACCACTGCAGGTGGTCCGTGCGACCGGCGAACGCGTCCGCCGAACCGCACTCGCGATCCTCGATCAGCTCCCCGAACCGCCGGTCGGTGACGGCCTGCCGCCCGGCCTCGATTCGCCAGCACCCTCGACCACGGCGCGGAACGGCGAAACGCCGGCGAGTCGCGTCCAGCGACCCACCGGCGTCCCCGAGCCCGATGGCCTACAGCCTCGCGTCCCGCCCGCCGCGCGTTGA